In Oscarella lobularis chromosome 18, ooOscLobu1.1, whole genome shotgun sequence, the following proteins share a genomic window:
- the LOC136197755 gene encoding adenylyl cyclase-associated protein 1-like — protein MAADLAKLVSRLESVTTRLENVANRSGGAEESISETSPGSEFLAAFDTLLKEKLGPFVDLTAKIGGDLVEQVQFVKGAFEAQRNFLEIVSKCKEPGPSVLQQLLKPTSEAIVKVQDFKEKRRGHAQFNHFSCVGDGIQALGWVTVVPKPSVFVKEGGESAKFYGNRVKKEFKGKDDNQVKWADTYYALWDSLQEYVKKYHLKKLSWNSSGPIASAGSAAAPAPGPPPPPPPAIVPPGPAADTGAKKPDMSGLFASLNKGSNVTSGLKHVSRDQMTHKNPSLRAASVVKASDAKPAATTGAAAKKPAAQVKKDPVFRLDGKKWAIEYQEKKQGADQLVVDQTNMSQSVYVFRCVDSTIVVKGRVNNVTLDSCKKCAIVVDKCISGIDIINSQRIQAQIMESVPTVNIDKTDGCQVYLSKECRSADIVMAKSSEMNVMIPQDDGDFTEVPLPEQYKSKWNGKTMVTEPTDIAG, from the exons ATGGCTGCCGATTTAGCTAAACTCGTGTCTCGCCTCGAAAGCGTCACCACGCGCTTGGAAAACGTCGCCAATCGAAGCGGCGGAGCAGAAGAAAGCATATCTGAGACGA GTCCTGGATCGGAATTCCTCGCCGCTTTCGACACG cttttgaaagagaaattggGACCGTTCGTCGATCTTACAGCGAAAATCggcggcgatctcgtcgaacaA GTGCAATTCGTCAAGGGGGCGTTCGAAGCCCAGCGCAATTTCCTCGAAATCGTATCGAAATGCAAAGAACCTGGA CCTTCCGTCCTGCAGCAGCTATTGAAACCGACATCGGAGGCAATAGTAAAAGTTCAG GACTTCAAGGAGAAACGTCGCGGGCATGCGCAGTTCAATCACTTCTCTTGCGTTGGCGATGGCATACAAGCTTTGGGCTGGGTGACTGTA GTTCCCAAGCCTTCGGTGTTTGTAAAAGAGGGAGGCGAATCTGCCAAGTTCTATGGCAACCGCGTCAAGAAAGAATTCAAGGGAAA GGATGATAACCAAGTGAAGTGGGCCGATACGTACTACGCTCTGTGGGATTCACTTCAAGAGTACGTTAAAAAGTACCACCTGAAAAAACTCTCCTGGAACTCATCC GGTCCTATTGCTTCAGCTGGAAGTGCTGCAGCACCGGCACCTGGACCTCCTCCCCCACCTCCTCCTGCCATTGTTCCGCCAGGTCCGGCTGCTGATACAGGAGCCAAGAAACCGGATATGTCTGGCCTTTTTGCTTCGCTCAATAAAGGCTCGAACGTAACTTCAG GTTTGAAGCATGTCAGCAGGGATCAGATGACGCATAAGAATCCGTCGCTACGCGCGGCGTCCGTTGTCAAGGCAAGCGACGCTAAACCAGCCGCTACAACGGGAGCAGCGGCCAAGAAACCGGCTGCTCAAGTCAAAAAGGATCCCGTATTTCGATTGGATGGAAAGAAATGGGCCATA GAATatcaagaaaagaagcaaggGGCTGATCAACTTGTCGTTGATCAAACCAACATGTCTCAATCCGTCTACGTGTTTCGCTGCGTTGATTCGACTATCGTCGTCAAGGGAAGAGTCAATAACGTCACTCTTG ATTCTTGCAAAAAGTGTGCCATTGTCGTTGATAAATGTATCTCCGGTATTGATATCATCAACTCCCAACGCATCCAAGCCCAG ATCATGGAAAGTGTCCCCACTGTGAACATCGACAAGACGGACGGCTGCCAAGTCTATTTGAGCAAGGAGTGCCGTTCTGCCGACATTGTCATGGCCAAGTCATCGGAAATGAACGTCATGATTCCTCAAGAcgatggagatttt ACTGAGGTTCCTCTGCCAGAGCAATATAAGAGTAAATGGAATGGCAAGACGATGGTGACTGAGCCCACTGATATCGCCGGCTAA
- the LOC136197766 gene encoding uncharacterized protein yields MIIVQKESGKRLQVSELDIYDPPAKATEPYEIRPRSAFEEQIAAVRRQIWAANDVIKERTSTVRARYNKAKAVIKEYSAVIKAEKDLVPKAAAVSLAAAIGFTLAGRSRSRRILFPVVGASVTAGICFPNLAYVPAKRFYDRLKEKYLPKQPAITTEKKLSDGRQDNEIVIQPDPGQNDPKDTDMYTEHSR; encoded by the exons ATGATTATTGTTCAGAAGGAGTCTGGAAAGCGTCTTCAAGTATCCGAA CTCGATATCTACGATCCGCCCGCGAAAGCGACCGAACCGTATGAAATTCGACCACGCAGTGCCTTCGAAGAACAGATTGCAGCTGTTCGACGTCAAATATGGGccgcaaacgacgtcataaag GAAAGAACGTCGACCGTTAGAGCACGCTACAACAAAGCAAAAGCAGTTATAAAAG AATATTCTGCGGTAATAAAAGCTGAGAAGGATCTAGTTCCCAAAGCAGCTGCTGTTTCATTGGCAGCAGCAATTGGGTTCACACTAGCAGGAA GATCACGTTCTCGTCGCATTTTGTTTCCAGTCGTCGGAGCGAGTGTGACGGCGGGAATTTGCTTTCCCAATTTAGCCTACGTTCCAGCCAAAAGGTTCTACGACAGACTAAAGGAAAAATACCTACCCAAGCAGCCAGCAATTACAACGGAGAAAAAACTTAGCGACGGTCGTCAAGACAACGAAATTGTGATCCAACCCGATCCAGGACAGAACGATCCCAAAGACACAGACATGTACACAGAACACAGTAGATGA
- the LOC136197763 gene encoding pyrroline-5-carboxylate reductase 2-like, giving the protein MEDDCSTSTMSIGFIGAGKMAQAMTRGFLASGIVAKERITASAPTPQSIELIKTFGINVTTNNRLTVEKSKVVVVAVKPNVVPVVLREVSSCVTRDHLVVSIAAGVKLESIERDLPPESRVVRVMPNTPCLVQKAASVLSTGRWVKNGDGELVKKLMKSVGSCEESSEPILDAVTALSGCGPGYIFMAIDALADGGVKCGLPREMAIQLAAQTVQGAANMVLETGKHPAQLKDDVCSPGGATIEAVSRLEKAGFRGALIEAVETAYQKALFLGGGQKK; this is encoded by the exons ATGGAAGACGACtgctcgacgtcaacgatgtCAATCGGATTCATAGGCGCAGGCAAAATGGCTCAGGCGATGACGCGCGGTTTCCTAGCGTCAG GTATCGTAGCAAAAGAACGCATAACGGCCAGCGCTCCGACTCCCCAATCGATCGAACTAATCAAG ACGTTTGGTATCAATGTGACGACGAATAATCGATTGACGGTCGAGAAGagcaaagtcgtcgtcgtcgccgtcaaaccGAACGTCGTTCCCGTCGTTCTGCGCGAAGTGTCGTCGTGCGTCACGCGCGATCatctcgtcgtttccatAGCGGCCGGCGTCAAGTTGGAGTCAATCGAACGG GATTTGCCGCCTGAGTCGAGAGTCGTTCGCGTTATGCCCAACACTCCCTGTCTCGTGCAGAAAGCCGCTTCCGTTTTGTCGACGGGTCGATGGGtgaaaaacggcgacgggGAGCTCGTCAAAAAGCTGATGAAATCGGTGGGAAGTTGCGAGGAGTCGAGCGAACCGATACTGGATGCTGTGACGGCGTTGAGTGGCTGCGGACCCGGATATATCTTCATGGCGATCGACGCGCTTGCAGACGGCGGAGTCAAGTGCGGACTTCCCAGGGAAATGGCGATACAACTTGCAGCGCAAACAGTACAG GGTGCTGCTAATATGGTACTTGAAACGGGTAAACATCCTGCTCAgttgaaagacgacgtctgcTCTCCCGGCGGTGCGACGATCGAGGCTGTGAGTCGGTTGGAGAAGGCCGGCTTTCGGGGCGCTCTCATCGAAGCCGTGGAGACGGCGTATCAAAAGGCCCTTTTCTTAGGAGGCGGACAGAAGAAATAG
- the LOC136197748 gene encoding 3-(3-hydroxy-phenyl)propionate/3-hydroxycinnamic acid hydroxylase-like, which translates to MTAEGSSESPSTSKALSADVIIVGLGPVGAVAANLLGKYGVRTIVFEKEQEIYTGPRAVAIDGETTRIFGMFDMDTWMNGHVTKVGYQLFTEQKRNGGLALVDLDRVKQEYGYAKLAYFFQPSVEAVLRKNLRRYPCVQLYLGYEVLNVGEAADGTVGVRAKYVGGLKEEVCTARYVLGCDGGRSIIRRKLRLRYVGLAEMERWLVLDVHTTDEKISKEWPHFTYVFDGHRPFLHVPLPENFRRFEFLLRDHEDAEEMTRLENVAKMLDSIGIDSSKLEFCRRIVYKFHSRQVERWNVGQSFLLGDAAHCLPPFRGQGSTGMCSGIRDAANLCWKIAVVLGSPLNSNVAQSGGGGGKRSSTSSLPLSQSVEKMSMWDDIKSMQAGTGVDRLIGSYELERSPHVKEMINHALAYGMTTKYRNPIAIFVRNILFHIMMMTPRTRAYLEEDKGKPCATITSGFIDDRSLGSGELFIQPYVRKSGELVLLDKALGSGFAALAWNTNPKHFIGTAMQLLLKRIGCTFIIVLPRGSAVEEGAPYFSEESVCIIDENKELESWFTSHKAELVLLRPDRFVFGHADGSLETGGVLVTKLSDLLSGKSQLTIRRRKRFLSAWQTLAIMTFTTLFVLVFGLILIFYAIIV; encoded by the exons ATGACAGCAGAAGGAAGTAGTGAGagcccgtcgacgagcaaGGCGCTGAGCGCCGACGTCATAATCGTCGGTTTGGGTCCCGTGggagccgtcgccgccaaTCTGCTCGGCAAGTACGGCGTCCGGACGATCGTCTTCGAAAAAGAGCAGGAAATCTATACGGGACCTAG GGCGgtcgcgatcgacggcgaaacgacgcgaataTTTGGAATG TTCGATATGGACACGTGGATGAACGGACACGTAACCAAGGTCGGTTACCAACTCTTCACGGAGCAAAAACGCAATGGGGgtctcgctctcgtcgatttggatCGCGTCAA GCAGGAGTACGGGTACGCCAAGTTGGCCTACTTCTTTCAGCCGTCCGTAGAAGCAGTTCTGAGAAAGAATCTCAGACGATATCCGTGCGTTCAACTCTATTTAGGATATGAG GTTTTGAATGTTGGCGAGGCTGCTGATGGGACGGTTGGAGTTAGAGCGAAATATGTCGGCGGACTGAAAGAGGAAGTATGTACGGCGCGCTATGTCCTTGGCTGCGATGGAGGCCGAAGCATCATTCGAAGAAAACTCCGACTCCGATACGTTGGGCTTGCAGAAA TGGAAAGATGGCTTGTGCTTGACGTTCATACTACCGATGAAAAGATTTCCAAAGAGTGGCCTCATTTTACGTACGTTTTCGACGGACATCGGCCGTTCTTGCACGTGCCTTTGCCCGAGAATTTTCGCcgatttgaatttcttctgaGAGA TCATGAAGATGCGGAGGAAATGACGAGATTagaaaacgtcgcgaaaATGCTCGACTCTATTggaatcgattcgtcgaaacTGGAATTCTGTCGAAGAATCGTCTACAAATTCCACTCTCGACAG GTAGAAAGATGGAACGTTGGCCAGTCGTTTCTCCTTGGAGACGCCGCTCACTGTCTACCTCCTTTTCGCGGACAAGGAAGCACAG GCATGTGCAGTGGTATTCGAGATGCAGCCAATCTGTGCTGGAAAATCGCCGTTGTTCTTGGTAGTCCTCTCAATTCTAATGTAGCTCaaagtggcggcggcggcggcaaacggtcgtcgacgtcatcgttgccATTGTCTCAATCTGTGGAGAAGATGTCTATGTGGGACGACATCAAGTCGATGCAAGCGGGAACGGGCGTCGATCGACTGATTGGAAGCTACGAGTTGGAGAGAAGTCCGCACGTCAAGGAAATGATTAATCACGCActgg CGTATGGGATGACGACAAAGTATCGAAATCCCATTGCCATTTTCGTTCGCAATATTTTATTTCACATCATGATGATGACGCCGAGAACGCGCGCCTATCTGGAGGAGGACAAGGGAAAGCCTTGCGCGACGATTACGAGCGGTTTCATCGATGATCGTTCGTTGGGATCCGGGGAACTCTTCATTCAGCcttacgtcagaaaatcggGAGAATTGGTTCTATTGGATAAG gcccttggCTCTGGCTTTGCTGCCCTTGCTTGGAACACGAATCCCAAGCATTTCATTGGCACGGCAATGCAGCTTCTATTGAAGCGCATTGGTTGCACGTTTATAATCGTTTTACCACGTGGTAGTGCTGTGGAGGAAGGGGCTCCTTATTTTTCTG AGGAATCTGTTTGTATTATTGACGAAAATAAGGAACTCGAGTCGTGGTTCACAAGCCATAAAGCTGAGCTTGTTCTGCTGAGACCCGATAG attTGTTTTTGGTCATGCTGATGGCTCGTTGGAAACGGGCGGCGTTCTCGTGACGAAACTTAGCGATTTGTTGTCGGGAAAAAGCCAGTTaacgattcgacgaagaaaaagatttctTTCCGCCTGGCAAACACTGGCTATAATGACTTTTACGACACTGTTTGTTCTTGTGTTCGGACTCATACTTATCTTTTATGCAATTATTGTCTAG
- the LOC136197745 gene encoding DNA replication licensing factor MCM3-like: MDVDQESRSIQREYLDFLDDERDDSTSSNKVKEMIRKGENRVIININDLRRKNPKRAARLLDEAVDEIIPFQRALHDFVSSTDAVYAKQFEEFFVGFEGSFGKNHTTPRSLVSSYLGSLVCVEGIVTKCSLVRPKVVKSVHYCPATKKTMERRYTDLTSLDAFPSTSAYPTKDDEGHPLQTEYGLSIYQDNQSFSIQEMPEKAPAGQLPRSVDIVADGDMVDKCKPGDRIQVIGIYRCLPGKRGGYTSGSFRSIVLANNIRVMTKEVTPLLTADDVAKIRQFSRQTKFNPFDMLAKSLAPSIHGHDYIKKAVLCMLVGGVEKILDNGTRLRGDINILLIGDPSTAKSQMLRYVLHTAPRAVATTGRGSTGVGLTAAVTTDKDSGERSLEAGAMVLADRGVVCIDEFDKMSDIDRTAIHEVMEQGQVTIAKAGIHAKLNARCSVLAAANPVYGRYDEYKPPMDNIGLQDSLLSRFDLIFIVLDEMDAERDRAISEHVVRMHRYRAPGEQDGEALPIAFGSDVLTTMDIDGGQSESDGKSSIFEKYDPVFHGKKSSAKKFGTKIVAMNFLKKFVHVVKLMKPRLTREACDLIAAEYSKLRAQDTTGTNKAKTQPVTARTLETMIRFSTAHAKVRTSKTITEVDAKFAIEMINFAYFKKVAVKETSLNDSEGEEGEEEEEEEREGEEESEETQESRRRSSRRRGAISGEQSEEFPPAKRTRPDISDDRLALFRSLVFQLFSTEHSQSVSMDTLKAKVENDFDDVEMQAALSAMQDANQLMVADDTVFLI; this comes from the exons ATGGACGTGGATCAGGAGTCTAGATCAATTCAGCGCGAATATCTCGACTTTCTCGATGACGAG CGagacgattcgacgtcaaGCAACAAAGTAAAGGAGATGATTCGCAAAGGCGAGAACCGAGTAATCATCAACATCAACGATCTACGTCGAAAAAATCCGAAACGCGCCGCCCG ACTTCTAGACGAAGCCGTAGACGAAATTATTCCATTCCAA CGAGCCCTTCACGATTTCGTCAGTTCGACGGACGCCGTCTACGCGAAACAATTCGAAGAATTCTTCGTCGGATTCGAAGGAAg TTTTGGAAAAAATCACACGACGCCTCGATCACTCGTTTCGAGCTATTTGGGAAGTCTCGTGTGCGTGGAAGGAATTGTGACGAAAT GCTCGCTGGTTCGACCCAAGGTCGTCAAGAGTGTTCACTATTGCCCTgcaacgaaaaagacgatggAACGACGTTATACtgatctgacgtcattggacGCTTTTCCTAGCACTTCGGCATACCCAACCAAG GATGATGAGGGACATCCACTTCAAACTGAATACGGACTCTCTATATATCAAGATAATCAATCATTTAGCATACAG GAAATGCCGGAGAAGGCTCCAGCTGGTCAGTTGCCTCGTTCTGTTGACATTGTTGCCGATGGAGATATGGTAGACAAATGCAAA CCGGGTGATCGTATTCAAGTGATTGGCATCTATCGATGTCTTCCCGGAAAACGAGGGGGCTACACTTCAGGCTCATTTCGAAGCATCGTCTTGGCGAACAATATCCGCGTTATGACAAAGGAAGTCACTCCTCTTCTCACCGCTGATGACGTGGCGAAAATAAGACAATTCAGTCGTCAGACGAAATTT AATCCGTTTGATATGTTGGCCAAGTCATTGGCTCCTTCAATTCACGGACACGACTATATAAAGAAAGCGGTCCTATGCATGCTTGTTGGAGGAGTGGAGAAGATTCTGGATAACGGGACGAGACTCAGAGG cgATATTAATATTTTGCTCATTGGCGATCCTTCTACTGCCAAGTCTCAGATGCTACG ATATGTGCTACACACAGCACCAAGAGCTGTTGCAACGACGGGTCGAGGCTCCACGGGCGTTGGACTCACCGCTGCCGTGACAACCGACAAAGATTCCG GAGAAAGAAGCCTGGAAGCGGGTGCCATGGTTTTAGCAGATCGTGGCGTTGTTTGCATTGATGAATTCGACAAA ATGAGTGATATAGATAGAACTGCAATTCATGAGGTGATGGAACAGGGACAAGTTACCATAGCAAAAGCGGGCATCCACGCCAAACTCAATGCCAGATGCTCGGTATTGGCTGCAGCGAATCCCGTATACGGAAGA tacGACGAGTATAAGCCTCCAATGGATAATATTGGGCTTCAAGATTCTCTACTGTCTCGCTTCGATCTTATCTTTATTGTCTTAGATGAG ATGGATGCTGAGCGAGACCGAGCCATATCCGAACACGTGGTGAGAATGCATAGATATCGAGCTCCGGGAGAACAAGATGGAGAAG CTTTGCCTATTGCCTTTGGTTCAGACGTCCTAACCACTATGGATATAGATGGGGGGCAGTCGGAAAGTGATGGCAaatcttcaatttttgaaaagtaTGATCCGGTATTTCACGGCAAGAAATCATCTGCAAAAAA ATTTGGTACTAAAATTGTGGCTATGAATTTTCTGAAGAAATTTGTCCACGTTGTGAAACTTATGAAA CCTCGGTTGACTCGAGAGGCTTGCGATCTGATAGCCGCTGAATATTCAAAATTGAGAGCCCAAGACACAACGGGAACAAACAAAGCGAAG ACGCAACCGGTCACTGCGAGGACTTTGGAAACGATGATACGATTTTCTACAGCGCACGCTAAAGTCAGGACGTCAAAAACAATAACAGAG GTTGATGCAAAGTTTGCTATAGAAATGATCAATTTTGCCTACTTCAAAAAA GTTGCAGTGAAAGAGACTTCTCTCAATGATAGCGAAGGTGAGGAGggggaagaggaggaagaggaggaaagagaaggcgaagaagagagtGAGGAGACCCAAGAATCGCGTCGTAGATCAAGCAGAAGAAGGGGTGCAATCTCGGGGGAACAAAGCGAAG AGTTTCCACCTGCCAAAAGAACAAGGCCGGACATTTCAGATGACAG ATTGGCTCTATTCCGGAGTCTCGTCTTTCAACTTTTCTCCACGGAGCACTCTCAAAGCGTTTCCATGGATACCCTCAAAGCGAAAGTGGAAAACGacttcgatgacgtcgaaatgcAAGCTGCTCTTTCAGCCATGCAAGACGCAAATCAACTCATGGTAGCAGACGACACCGTGTTTCTCATATAA
- the LOC136197761 gene encoding tRNA-splicing endonuclease subunit Sen34-like, with amino-acid sequence MLDVYVSNGQALVWNADDATTLRKDFRIVGTPIGSLPRNSQQNLCLGLPLLLMPEQATLLQEKKIIRLRSYREPQTMSQAQIDLFEKERQDSTKTQEVLVKGQREQIKADYLSGKIEPKKKSKKQKKKEEEDASEEPKPKQPKLDKEAKPAPPQPCYNPTIKITKADPFASLNSLTSCPEWTYPSKEQEILKYSIFKDLWEKDYYIASGAKFGGDYLIYPADPTLVHSHYVAIVKQWSESMTCFDVISSGRLGTKVKKNALYCSIDPKGNPVYVSAQWTGIV; translated from the exons ATGCTCGATGTTTACGTGAGCAATGGGCAAGCTTTGGTGTGGAATGCGGACG ACGCTACGACACTACGAAAGGACTTTCGTATTGTTGGCACACCCATCGGTTCCCTGCCTCGAAATAGTCAACAGAATCTCTGTCTTGGCTTGCCTCTTTTGCTAATGCCAGAGCAGGCTACACTactgcaagaaaaaa aaattaTTAGATTGAGAAGCTATAGAGAGCCTCAAACGATGTCTCAGGCTCAAATCGACTTGTTTGAGAAAGAGCGTCAAGATAGTACTAAAACACAG GAAGTACTGGTTAAAGGGCAACGAGAGCAAATCAAAGCCGATTATTTGAGTGGAAAAATAGAGCCCAAAAAGAAGAgtaagaaacagaaaaagaaggaagaggaagacgcgTCGGAAGAACCCAAGCCAAAGCAACCAAAACTCGACAAGGAAGCCAAACCAGCGCCACCACAACCTTGCTACAATCCAACAATAAAGATAACAAAAG CTGATCCATTTGCGTCACTCAACAGTCTGACGTCATGTCCAGAATGGACATACCCATCAAAAGAGCAAGAA ATACTCAAATATTCCATATTCAAGGATCTCTGGGAAAAGGACTACTACATAGCAAGCGGAGCCAAATTCGGCGGCGACTACCTCATTTATCCAG CGGATCCCACTTTGGTTCATTCTCACTACGTCGCCATAGTGAAGCAATGGAGCGAGTCCATGACGtgtttcgacgtcatttcgtccGGTCGCTTAGGAacgaaagtgaagaagaatGCACTCTATTGCTCAATCGATCCCAAAGGAAACCCCGTCTACGTTTCCGCCCAATGGACGGGGATAGTATAA
- the LOC136197758 gene encoding solute carrier family 22 member 18-like — protein MRRTTLETRPSSTPESQDGNQSECKTGANHWKMILATHFVVFLSSLLYWSHVTTEIDSNWLRIGTASIQIVSAALFGRFSDTMTPKFALVASIAVALLGHMIEALATKEATIASILITSSSDPLLGGLIVLSFLTSQKDRLVHVGRLMMSYGIGMFSGPLIGHWLASQSRDHFLVVLSFLAYLCLLFPIAIKYLGSPSPNRTHGSNSKVSDTAISLFVLLLVQFLTQFPLSALHSALPLVAKQRFGVNDDDDVRFVPALEHLLVAVTQGVLIGPIGRFSQQKIIRWSLIATGLAFFITIFIPNMVALYTCLTLILLPGTLFVITVMSLLSKRQTSAGTALGLSASINALIQLLSPFGGPFLYDTFGYASFGVIGLTASIFGVISLRHAIAE, from the exons atgcgtcgaacgacgctcgAAACGAGGCCCAGCTCGACTCCAGAAAGTCAAGACGGCAATCAATCGGAATGCAAAACGGGCGCGAATCACTGGAAAATGATTCTGGCCactcatttcgtcgtctttctctcttctctgcTCTATTGGAGTCACGTGACCACTGAAATCGACTCAAACTGGCTTCGAATCgggacggcgtcgattcAAATCGTCTCCGCCGCACTCTTCGGTCGCTTCAGCGACACAATGACTCCGAAATTCGctctcgtcgcgtcgatcgccgtcgcactTCTCGGTCACATGATCGAAGCCCTAGCAACGAAAGAAGCGACAATTGCATCGATTCTAATAACGTCGTCGAGTGATCCACTATTAG GAGGTCTCATAGTTCTTTctttcctgacgtcacagaaag ATAGACTGGTTCACGTTGGTCGTCTGATGATGTCATATGGAATTGGCATGTTTTCCGGTCCCCTCATTGGCCACTGGCTGGCAAgccaatcacgtgatcattttctcgtcgttctgtCCTTCCTGGCAtatctttgtcttctttttcccaTTGCCATCAAATATCTCGGATCTCCCTCCCCTAATAGAACTCATGGTAGCAATAGCAAAGTATCTGATACAG ctatttctcttttcgttcttcttctcgttcaaTTTTTAACCCAATTTCCGCTGAGTGCTTTGCACTCCGCTCTTCCTCTCGTCGCTAAGCAACGTTTTGgagtcaacgacgacgatgacgtgaGATTCGTCCCGGCGCTAGAACATCTTCTAGTTGCA GTCACCCAAGGGGTTCTCATTGGCCCTATAGGGCGCTTTTCCCAACAGAAGATCATTCGGTGGTCTCTCATAGCAACAGGCCTAGCCTTTTTTATCACG ATATTCATCCCCAATATGGTTGCTTTATACACGTGCTTGACCTTGATTCTTCTTCCCGGCACTCTGTTTGTAATCACCGTGATGTCTCTTTTATCAAAACGCCAAACGTCGGCGGGAACGGCTCTCGGCCTTTCGGCATCAATAAACGCTCTCATTCAACTCTTGTCCCCATTCGGGGGGCCCTTTTTGTACGATACGTTTGGCTACGCGTCGTTCGGCGTGATAGGCTTGACTGCGTCTATTTTCGGAGTGATTAGTTTGCGTCACGCGATCGCCGAATAA
- the LOC136197770 gene encoding patj homolog, with amino-acid sequence MSGKRKILTLKEGVLDKYGGRFRKRWNPRFFVLSPQMLCYFKGEDMRSLTLSDQSSGTPPPPPPQPPPQPPPSQSSSKTPLPVRSRDRVFLSTITKISYVADKKRPYAFLVEASTYRQRLLLAAPTESERDEWMEAIKAAKEKEDREEETSDLRKSFRRLDSHLKRVTLVKEGGSIGCTIKICGGPVLVNRVVPDGPIAQTGVLKPGDQILEIHGSSLAGLNMDDIVKILKDAPTVFIATIRPMTSTSRPPIDPDAPPVDYAQIDYDKTAEQVKESEKVPFRNPFACPPSLPLLESLGVGDQAGAFSTDDDSDGDAHSGGHSPRPSPHPVRARGDDDETSEDKVNYAELKWQSGGRAKRGD; translated from the exons ATGTCGGGCAAGCGAAAAATCCTCACCTTGAAAGAGGGTGTACTCGACAAATACGGCGGCCGTTTCCGCAAGCGCTGGAACCCGCGCTTCTTCGTCCTAAGTCCTCAGATGCTCTGTTATTTCAAAGGCGAGGACATGCGCTCCCTGACCCTGAGCGACCAATCGTCgggaacgccgccgccgccgccgccgcaaccgccgccgcaaccgccgccgtcgcaatCGTCATCGAAGACGCCTCTACCCGTACGATCGCGCGATCGCGTCTTTCTTTCGACGATAACGAAAATATCGTACGTCGCCGACAAAAAACGACCGTAcgcgtttctcgtcgaagcgtcgacgtaTCGACAGCGACTCCTGCTCGCCGCGCCAACGGAAAGCGAGCGCGACGAGTGGATGGAAGCGATCAAGGCggcgaaagagaaggaagatcGCGAGGAGGAGACGAGCGACTTGCGAAAGAGTTTTCGACGCTTGGATTCGCATTTGAAGCGCGTTACGCTCGTCAAGGAAGGCGGCAGCATCGGATGCACGATCAAGATTTGCGGGGGCCCCGTTCTCGTCAATCGAGTCGTTCCAGACGGGCCCATTGCGCAGACGGGCGTCTTGAAACCCG GTGATCAGATACTCGAGATACACGGAAGTTCGCTCGCCGGTCTCAACATGGACGACATAGTAAAAATTCTCAAAGACGCGCCCACCGTTTTCatagcgacgattcgtccgatgacgtcgacgtctcgtccgCCCATCGATCCGGACGCCCCGCCCGTCGACTACGCGCAAATCGACTACGACAAGACGGCCGAACAGGTGAAGGAGAGCGAAAAGGTCCCCTTTCGAAATCCCTTCGCTTGTCCCCCctcgcttcctcttctcgaAAGCCTGGGCGTCGGCGATCAAGCGGGCGCGTTCagcaccgacgacgattcggatgGGGACGCGCATAGCGGGGGACACTCGCCGCGGCCTTCGCCGCATCCCGTTCGGGCTAggggagacgacgacgagacgtcggAGGACAAGGTCAATTACGCGGAATTGAAATGGCAGAGCGGGGGCAGAGCGAAGAGAGGCGACTGA